The following are from one region of the Chloracidobacterium sp. genome:
- the dps gene encoding DNA starvation/stationary phase protection protein Dps, giving the protein MELHNTKIDLAKGKREKLVALLNQSLADAIDLRSQAKQAHWNVKGSNFIALHELFDRVATEVEVHVDDIAERVTTLGGTAMGTVRIAAERSSLSQYPMEIIDGTAHVDALSTALADFGKKVRKNIDATDELGDADTADLFTGISRGIDKLLWFVEAHNQA; this is encoded by the coding sequence ATGGAACTTCATAACACCAAAATCGACCTTGCAAAAGGAAAGCGAGAAAAACTCGTCGCTCTACTCAACCAATCGCTTGCCGATGCGATCGATCTGAGGTCACAAGCAAAACAGGCCCACTGGAATGTTAAGGGGTCGAATTTCATTGCTCTACATGAACTTTTTGACCGCGTCGCAACCGAGGTAGAGGTCCATGTCGACGATATTGCAGAGAGGGTCACAACGCTCGGCGGAACGGCTATGGGAACGGTTCGGATCGCTGCCGAGAGATCATCACTTTCGCAGTATCCGATGGAGATAATCGATGGTACGGCGCATGTGGATGCACTTTCGACGGCCCTTGCTGATTTTGGCAAGAAGGTGCGAAAGAACATTGACGCCACAGACGAACTCGGCGATGCCGACACGGCCGATCTTTTTACAGGTATTTCGCGCGGTATCGACAAACTGCTTTGGTTCGTAGAAGCCCACAATCAGGCTTAA
- the waaC gene encoding lipopolysaccharide heptosyltransferase I — translation MRILIVKLSAIGDIVHTLPALNAIRTALPDASITWVAEARSAEILRGNEMIDNLLEIDTSSLRGGMVVEEMVLEIGRYARMIREREYDVAIDFQGLLKSGAVTRISGAKKRWGFSRKQLREPTSRVFLTDAVKIPPKTHVVRKNLMLANAALGIVEDPETIEFPIFPDRSHRDEADAIISGAGGRFAILNPAGGWVTKLWHAEKFGELADRISERFGLVSLVATGPNEVELAQRVLAHSRSGKAIAIQPSLRGFYEVAKKAAVYIGGDTGPTHLAIAAGTPIVGIFGPTEWWRNGSLNENDICVERYDIGCRIKCHRRTCGNWICMDISVDRVFQAVSERLTNSETDRDRQ, via the coding sequence GTGCGGATCCTAATCGTAAAACTATCGGCTATTGGGGATATTGTCCACACACTGCCTGCTCTGAATGCGATTCGAACGGCCCTGCCAGATGCATCGATCACTTGGGTCGCTGAGGCCAGATCTGCCGAGATACTTCGCGGCAATGAGATGATCGACAATCTGTTGGAGATCGACACAAGCTCGCTGCGTGGCGGAATGGTCGTCGAAGAGATGGTGCTCGAGATCGGACGCTATGCTCGAATGATCCGCGAGCGGGAGTACGATGTAGCGATCGATTTTCAAGGTCTTTTAAAATCGGGGGCGGTGACGAGAATATCAGGTGCGAAAAAGCGGTGGGGATTCTCGCGAAAACAGCTCCGCGAACCGACGAGCAGGGTATTTCTCACCGACGCGGTGAAAATACCGCCTAAGACGCACGTTGTCAGAAAAAACCTGATGCTCGCCAACGCCGCGTTAGGCATCGTTGAAGATCCAGAAACGATCGAGTTTCCGATCTTTCCCGATAGATCTCATCGTGACGAGGCTGACGCTATAATATCTGGCGCAGGCGGCCGATTTGCGATTCTGAATCCCGCCGGCGGCTGGGTAACAAAACTCTGGCATGCGGAGAAATTCGGCGAGTTGGCAGACCGGATCTCAGAGCGGTTTGGTCTCGTATCGTTGGTCGCGACGGGCCCGAATGAGGTCGAACTCGCTCAACGAGTTTTAGCACACAGCAGGTCCGGCAAAGCGATCGCGATACAGCCAAGTTTGCGTGGCTTTTATGAGGTCGCAAAGAAGGCGGCGGTTTATATAGGCGGCGACACGGGCCCAACACACCTAGCGATCGCTGCCGGAACTCCGATAGTGGGCATTTTCGGGCCGACCGAATGGTGGCGTAACGGCAGTTTGAACGAGAACGATATCTGTGTGGAACGTTACGATATAGGGTGTCGGATAAAGTGTCACCGACGGACATGCGGAAATTGGATCTGTATGGACATCAGTGTCGATCGGGTGTTTCAAGCCGTCAGCGAGCGGTTAACGAACTCCGAGACGGACCGTGACCGACAATGA
- a CDS encoding DUF4912 domain-containing protein: protein MSNTNIKRPNDGILQPQEEVIEFVLDEKDRPTSSVFISERSADAPEEPTLQAQEDEEAVTIDASEEASSVFKELALPKLPALNRENRAWLQMQSPNKLYFYWSIRNNPFQRLNRALGTESSKYTFVLKLIDLKRDSEQYHAVEPEGNWWFNVEADSEYRAEIGFYSPSRPFVRVMYSNTVQTPRKSPSPRIATDTDWRIPAQKFAQVLDVAGFRQDAFDVAIAGDDPVQAEDATQRAFGRMTGNKGSSFDGIDADEMRYAMLSLAAGATLEQLRFRIGDRLFSLLQKMIDNVTKEDALAALKSEFEIDEEELMAEEEEFGPAVFGSSLVNFPRRTRLRTKPRGFERSAKFEPLGSHSVIAG from the coding sequence ATGAGTAATACGAATATCAAACGACCTAATGACGGAATTTTACAGCCTCAGGAAGAGGTGATCGAGTTTGTATTGGACGAAAAGGATCGCCCGACCTCGAGTGTCTTTATTTCCGAGCGATCTGCTGATGCGCCCGAGGAACCTACCCTCCAAGCTCAAGAGGACGAGGAAGCAGTTACGATCGATGCCTCGGAAGAAGCCTCTTCGGTATTCAAGGAACTGGCATTGCCTAAATTGCCGGCATTGAACCGCGAAAATCGGGCTTGGCTGCAGATGCAGTCACCGAACAAGCTTTATTTTTACTGGTCGATCAGGAACAATCCGTTCCAGCGTCTAAATAGGGCATTGGGCACCGAATCGAGCAAATATACGTTCGTGCTAAAACTGATCGATCTAAAGCGCGATTCGGAGCAGTATCACGCGGTCGAACCCGAGGGCAACTGGTGGTTCAACGTTGAGGCGGACAGCGAGTATCGTGCCGAGATCGGATTTTATTCGCCGAGCCGACCGTTTGTGAGAGTGATGTACTCGAACACCGTTCAGACGCCGCGAAAGAGTCCGAGCCCCCGAATCGCGACCGATACCGATTGGCGTATCCCGGCCCAAAAGTTCGCGCAGGTTCTGGATGTTGCCGGATTTAGACAGGACGCTTTTGACGTAGCGATCGCAGGGGACGATCCGGTTCAGGCAGAAGATGCGACGCAACGGGCATTCGGCCGAATGACGGGAAACAAAGGCTCGTCATTCGATGGGATCGATGCCGATGAAATGCGGTACGCGATGCTTTCATTGGCTGCCGGTGCGACGCTTGAACAGCTGCGTTTTCGGATCGGTGACCGATTGTTTTCATTGCTTCAGAAAATGATCGACAACGTCACCAAGGAAGATGCCCTCGCAGCATTGAAGTCAGAATTCGAGATCGATGAGGAAGAACTCATGGCAGAGGAAGAAGAATTTGGCCCAGCCGTTTTCGGTTCAAGCCTTGTCAATTTTCCACGCCGGACGCGGTTGAGGACGAAACCCCGCGGATTTGAAAGATCTGCCAAATTTGAACCACTTGGCTCTCATAGCGTCATAGCCGGGTAG
- a CDS encoding inositol-3-phosphate synthase, translating to MIEKGVVIEPAEGKLGILLVGLGAVSTTLVAGVESIRRGISKPVGSLTQMGTIRLGKRTENNVPKIKDFVPLATLDDIVFGAWDIFADNAFDAAMKAGVLEKDLLNQVSEQLESLKPMPAVFEQNYVKRLHGDNIKTGKNKMELAEQLIDDIAKFKSENGCERLVMVWAASTEIFLEESEVHGTIEAFERGLYDNDALIAPSMIYAYAALMSGVPFANGAPNLSVDIPALTKLAETKGVPICGKDFKTGQTLMKTIIAPGLKSRMLGLDGWYSTNILGNRDGEVLDDPENFKTKEESKLSVLGHIFQPEIYPDLYGEFSHVVRINYYPPRGDNKEGWDSIDIFGWLGYKMQIKIDFLCRDSILAAPLALDLALFMDLAQRAGMRGVQEWLSFYFKAPQTAPELYPEHDIFIQLMKLKNTLRHMRGEELITHLGLEYYD from the coding sequence ATGATCGAAAAGGGTGTTGTGATCGAACCGGCCGAGGGAAAACTCGGTATTTTGCTTGTTGGCCTTGGTGCAGTAAGTACGACACTGGTCGCCGGTGTTGAATCGATCAGGCGTGGTATTTCGAAGCCGGTCGGCAGCCTCACGCAGATGGGGACGATCCGGCTTGGCAAACGGACAGAAAACAACGTCCCGAAAATAAAAGACTTCGTGCCGCTGGCAACACTGGACGATATCGTTTTCGGCGCATGGGATATCTTTGCCGACAATGCATTCGACGCGGCGATGAAAGCAGGGGTGCTCGAAAAGGACCTGCTGAACCAGGTATCGGAACAGCTGGAAAGTCTCAAACCGATGCCGGCCGTCTTTGAGCAGAATTATGTAAAGCGGCTCCACGGCGACAACATCAAGACCGGTAAGAATAAAATGGAGCTTGCCGAACAGTTGATCGACGACATCGCGAAATTCAAGTCTGAAAATGGTTGTGAGCGGCTTGTCATGGTTTGGGCGGCCTCGACCGAGATCTTTCTTGAGGAATCGGAGGTTCACGGTACCATCGAAGCATTTGAACGTGGACTATATGACAACGATGCTCTGATCGCTCCGTCAATGATCTATGCCTATGCTGCATTAATGTCCGGCGTACCGTTTGCAAACGGGGCACCTAATTTGAGTGTCGACATACCCGCACTCACCAAGCTCGCGGAAACGAAAGGTGTTCCGATCTGCGGCAAGGATTTCAAGACCGGCCAGACGCTGATGAAGACCATCATCGCACCCGGCCTGAAATCGCGAATGCTAGGGCTCGACGGGTGGTACTCGACCAACATCCTCGGCAACCGCGACGGGGAAGTATTGGATGATCCTGAGAATTTCAAGACCAAAGAAGAGTCGAAGCTATCGGTTTTGGGGCATATCTTTCAGCCTGAGATCTATCCCGACCTCTACGGAGAATTCTCGCATGTCGTCCGGATCAACTATTATCCGCCTCGTGGCGACAACAAAGAAGGATGGGATAGTATCGACATCTTCGGCTGGCTTGGATATAAGATGCAGATAAAGATCGATTTCCTTTGTCGCGACTCGATATTGGCCGCGCCGCTTGCTCTTGATCTTGCATTGTTCATGGACCTTGCACAGCGCGCAGGGATGCGCGGGGTTCAGGAATGGCTTTCATTTTATTTCAAAGCTCCGCAAACTGCTCCAGAGCTCTATCCTGAGCACGACATTTTTATTCAGCTCATGAAACTAAAGAATACTCTGCGGCACATGCGGGGTGAGGAATTGATCACACACCTCGGCCTCGAATATTACGATTAA
- a CDS encoding isoprenylcysteine carboxylmethyltransferase family protein encodes MLQRFRVPLGFVLSAAFIFFAEPTASTLAVGGVIATIGILIRAWAAGHIHKYEKLAVTGPYSFTRNPLYLGSFLLAVGFTIGAGVWWLSLITAALFLGIYLPVMRVEESDLKERFGAEFQEFVDNVPLFLPRLSPWKKIDANFDFQLYLKHREYQAGLGLIFGLCILAAKMIFFSKV; translated from the coding sequence ATGCTGCAGAGATTTCGCGTCCCGCTAGGATTCGTGCTTTCAGCCGCTTTTATTTTCTTCGCTGAGCCGACCGCCTCGACACTTGCAGTCGGCGGTGTGATCGCAACGATCGGAATTTTGATCAGGGCATGGGCCGCAGGCCACATACATAAGTATGAAAAGCTTGCCGTCACCGGGCCGTATTCGTTCACGCGGAATCCACTTTATCTGGGCAGTTTTTTACTGGCAGTCGGATTTACGATCGGGGCCGGAGTATGGTGGCTCAGCCTGATCACCGCGGCTTTGTTCCTTGGCATCTATTTGCCTGTTATGCGCGTCGAAGAATCAGACCTGAAAGAACGATTTGGAGCCGAGTTTCAGGAGTTTGTTGATAACGTGCCGTTGTTTCTTCCGCGACTGAGTCCATGGAAAAAGATCGACGCGAATTTTGATTTTCAGCTATACTTGAAACACCGGGAATATCAGGCTGGATTGGGTTTGATCTTTGGCCTGTGCATTCTCGCTGCGAAGATGATCTTTTTCTCCAAGGTTTGA
- a CDS encoding type II secretion system protein, giving the protein MTLIAVMAIMTILAIALLAVAPSVQQEVQREKELEAIRRGEEIANAIREFVIHHRGTKLPESIDELLEGLPQGTKTRMILRPSAAIDPLSEDGKWRLIEPEPQVLASFAKRVQTYNNGLLPTNPSQLFDKYSIIIVNSLNTESEDDLTEPDDFDIVTDNAPFIGVASQSRSRSVLTYYGIENHSKWVFTPLFRGGGANSPGPPRPAAPNSNR; this is encoded by the coding sequence ATGACGCTGATTGCCGTCATGGCGATCATGACCATACTTGCGATCGCACTCCTCGCAGTTGCACCGTCAGTTCAGCAGGAGGTACAGCGGGAAAAAGAACTCGAAGCGATCCGTCGCGGTGAAGAGATCGCGAACGCGATCCGCGAATTCGTAATTCACCACCGCGGAACTAAACTGCCTGAGTCGATCGACGAACTTCTCGAAGGCCTTCCGCAGGGAACCAAGACCCGAATGATTCTTCGTCCATCCGCCGCTATCGACCCATTGAGCGAAGATGGCAAATGGCGGCTGATCGAACCGGAACCGCAGGTCCTCGCGTCGTTTGCGAAACGCGTGCAGACTTACAACAACGGTTTGCTCCCGACGAATCCATCGCAATTGTTCGACAAATATTCGATCATTATCGTCAACTCGCTGAACACCGAAAGCGAGGACGACCTTACCGAACCTGATGACTTCGATATCGTGACCGATAACGCCCCGTTCATCGGTGTCGCGAGTCAAAGTCGAAGCCGATCGGTATTGACCTATTACGGTATCGAAAACCACTCCAAATGGGTCTTCACCCCACTCTTCCGCGGCGGCGGAGCCAACTCTCCCGGGCCGCCCAGGCCTGCCGCACCTAACTCAAATCGCTGA
- a CDS encoding DUF3108 domain-containing protein, protein MKRTILRLFNAAIFLIALCGAAFSQPNTNVPRAKAPFEVGEVLTFEGKLSKIISGISVAELTFTVLDSPGGEDYLIKAEARSKGTLLKLFRFSFLQRIDSTIDRERFYALKTVKHDVQKERVRDSEAFFDYGGRRVTYTETDPKDPMRPPRRIASEIEGSTHDIISGIYSLRLLPLAVGRTFEISVSDSGLVYKIPVKVTARERIKSAIGRVWCFRVEPDVFGQGRLIEREGSMVIWITDDAQRIPVRSTVNASIGKVDIKLRSATRSK, encoded by the coding sequence ATGAAGCGAACGATTCTTAGATTATTCAATGCTGCTATTTTTCTGATCGCTCTCTGTGGCGCGGCGTTCTCGCAGCCCAATACAAACGTGCCGCGGGCCAAGGCTCCGTTCGAGGTCGGAGAGGTGCTGACATTCGAAGGAAAATTATCCAAGATCATCAGCGGCATTTCGGTCGCGGAGCTTACTTTCACCGTTTTGGATTCACCCGGCGGTGAAGACTACCTGATCAAAGCCGAGGCTCGGTCTAAAGGCACACTTCTTAAACTATTCCGATTCAGTTTTCTTCAACGTATCGATTCAACCATAGACCGCGAGCGTTTTTACGCCCTTAAGACAGTCAAGCACGATGTTCAGAAGGAACGGGTGCGTGACTCGGAGGCTTTTTTCGACTACGGCGGACGAAGAGTGACCTACACCGAAACCGATCCAAAGGATCCGATGCGACCTCCGCGGAGGATTGCTTCTGAAATAGAGGGCTCGACTCATGATATTATTTCGGGCATATACAGCCTGAGGCTGTTGCCATTGGCGGTCGGTAGAACGTTCGAGATATCGGTCAGTGATTCGGGGCTTGTTTACAAAATACCGGTGAAGGTCACTGCTCGTGAACGCATCAAGTCGGCGATCGGAAGGGTTTGGTGCTTTCGTGTCGAGCCTGATGTCTTTGGCCAAGGACGTTTGATCGAGCGTGAGGGCTCGATGGTGATATGGATCACGGATGACGCTCAACGCATCCCGGTCAGGTCTACGGTCAATGCATCGATCGGCAAGGTAGACATAAAGCTGCGATCTGCTACAAGATCGAAATAA
- a CDS encoding mechanosensitive ion channel family protein, translated as MNLALQVSTWGAWIVQLGTEINKAVFESLDRMITSFFGRLPFLLAGLIVLLLFWILSKIIRRIFLAGSKRTSIDVRLRILFGRLIAGSIIVLGVFVAMTVVIPSFDLGSVIAGLGFTSFVIGFATKDILNNFLSGILILWHQPFKIGDYIFVGTNQGKVEYIGVRATSLRKDDGELVLIPNGDMYSSALTIRGAGSKRRLTLRFNLGFHEDIDRAKEIVRIALTETDGVVAEPSPNVFVTDLTDSGVSITANFWLDTTKNRPMGVFDRAAIAVKSELEAAGFDLFPTSPPAVKAAPEEVVENRKHGSEFD; from the coding sequence ATGAACCTCGCACTGCAAGTTTCGACATGGGGCGCTTGGATAGTTCAGTTAGGCACTGAGATCAATAAAGCCGTTTTCGAATCTCTTGATCGAATGATCACGTCATTCTTCGGCCGCTTACCGTTCTTGCTTGCCGGGCTTATTGTCCTTCTACTATTTTGGATACTCTCGAAGATAATTCGCCGGATCTTTCTTGCGGGCAGCAAGAGGACATCGATCGATGTTCGGCTGCGAATACTCTTTGGACGACTGATCGCCGGCTCGATCATCGTTTTGGGAGTATTTGTAGCGATGACGGTCGTAATACCGTCGTTCGATCTTGGGAGCGTTATCGCCGGGCTCGGCTTCACATCGTTTGTTATCGGCTTTGCCACAAAGGATATTCTCAACAATTTCCTTTCAGGAATACTCATCCTCTGGCATCAGCCGTTCAAGATCGGCGACTATATATTTGTAGGCACGAATCAAGGTAAGGTCGAGTACATCGGAGTGCGCGCCACTTCGTTGAGAAAAGACGACGGCGAGCTTGTTCTTATTCCGAACGGCGACATGTATTCGAGTGCTCTGACGATCAGAGGCGCTGGTTCGAAACGCCGCCTGACGTTGAGATTCAACCTGGGTTTTCATGAGGATATCGATCGAGCGAAAGAGATCGTCCGAATCGCGCTGACCGAAACCGACGGTGTCGTAGCAGAACCCTCGCCGAATGTGTTCGTTACAGATCTGACAGACAGCGGTGTGAGCATTACCGCGAATTTTTGGCTCGATACAACGAAGAATAGGCCGATGGGTGTATTTGACCGCGCCGCGATCGCTGTCAAATCTGAACTTGAGGCAGCAGGCTTCGACCTGTTTCCGACTTCGCCGCCCGCCGTGAAGGCCGCACCTGAGGAGGTTGTAGAAAACAGAAAGCACGGGTCCGAATTCGATTGA
- a CDS encoding DUF1957 domain-containing protein → MPVGYFSLILHAHLPYVRHPEYPEFLEEDWLFEAITEVYLPLIFIFQNLHDADAAPRVAINVSPPLSEMLADPLLQERYTRHLENLLDLAEKEVNRTSSEAIEFQAVAEMYADNLRHSLGLWNDRYGRNLINAFRELQDEGVLEIITCCATHGFLPLISTPEARRAQISIAVANYKKHFHRQPRGIWLAECAYEPGVEKILKEFGIEYFISDTHAILYGDPRPKYGVHAPVVCPNGVATFARDIETSQQVWSAEIGYPGNDVYREFYRDIGWDLPIDYLKPYLHADGNRRHLGLKYHRITGRNVPQQHKQPYIPKLATEKAAENAMHFIGERIKQAHKLRKTFDGHPPLVTSPYDAELFGHWWFEGPQFIDFLFRKMHWDQNEIAAVTPGDFLDSGIPIQVQQPTASSWGENGYYKVWLNENNSWMYPYQHDAERRMTEYADRFAAAEAPSVPGNMVHDGADISVRLLNQMARELLLAQSSDWAFQIYQGTTVEYSSRRFQSHIHRFDLLAKMLDSGNIDHELLAEIGARDNIFAEIDFRSFCT, encoded by the coding sequence ATGCCAGTCGGATATTTCAGCCTGATCCTCCACGCCCACCTGCCATACGTCAGGCATCCCGAGTATCCCGAATTCCTTGAGGAAGACTGGCTATTCGAAGCGATCACTGAGGTCTATCTACCGCTCATTTTCATTTTTCAAAATCTCCACGACGCCGACGCTGCCCCGCGGGTCGCGATCAATGTCTCGCCGCCTCTTTCGGAGATGCTTGCCGATCCGCTACTGCAGGAACGGTATACACGGCATCTCGAGAATCTTCTGGACCTGGCCGAAAAAGAGGTCAATCGGACGAGCTCTGAGGCAATTGAGTTTCAGGCTGTGGCGGAGATGTACGCTGATAATCTGCGGCACTCCCTAGGCCTTTGGAACGACAGATACGGACGGAACCTGATAAACGCATTCCGGGAGCTTCAGGACGAAGGCGTTCTTGAGATCATCACTTGCTGCGCGACCCATGGTTTTCTCCCGCTGATATCAACGCCCGAAGCCCGTCGGGCGCAGATCTCGATCGCGGTCGCAAATTACAAGAAGCACTTTCACCGTCAGCCACGAGGTATCTGGCTGGCAGAATGTGCGTATGAGCCGGGTGTCGAGAAGATCCTTAAAGAATTCGGAATTGAGTATTTTATTTCGGACACACACGCAATTCTATACGGCGATCCGCGGCCTAAATACGGGGTGCATGCGCCGGTCGTCTGCCCGAACGGAGTTGCGACGTTCGCACGCGATATCGAGACCAGCCAGCAGGTATGGTCGGCTGAGATCGGTTATCCGGGAAATGACGTGTACCGCGAGTTTTACCGGGATATCGGCTGGGATCTTCCGATCGACTATTTGAAACCTTATCTGCATGCGGATGGCAATCGACGGCATCTCGGGCTGAAATATCACCGCATCACCGGACGTAATGTTCCGCAGCAACACAAACAGCCCTACATTCCGAAGCTCGCAACCGAGAAAGCCGCTGAGAATGCGATGCATTTTATCGGCGAACGGATAAAACAGGCACACAAACTTCGAAAGACCTTTGACGGCCATCCGCCGCTCGTCACGTCGCCCTATGATGCGGAGTTGTTTGGGCATTGGTGGTTCGAGGGGCCGCAGTTCATCGACTTTTTGTTTCGGAAAATGCATTGGGATCAGAACGAGATCGCGGCCGTGACGCCGGGCGATTTTCTGGACAGCGGTATCCCGATCCAGGTACAGCAACCGACGGCATCATCGTGGGGAGAGAACGGCTATTACAAAGTCTGGCTAAATGAGAACAACTCGTGGATGTACCCGTACCAACACGACGCGGAGCGGCGAATGACAGAATACGCAGACCGGTTTGCAGCCGCCGAGGCGCCGTCGGTTCCGGGTAATATGGTGCACGATGGCGCGGATATATCGGTCCGGTTACTTAACCAAATGGCTAGAGAACTGCTCTTAGCGCAGTCGTCCGACTGGGCATTTCAGATCTACCAGGGCACGACGGTCGAGTATTCGTCGCGGCGCTTTCAGTCGCATATCCACCGCTTCGATCTACTTGCCAAGATGCTGGACAGCGGCAATATCGATCACGAGCTGCTTGCCGAGATCGGGGCTCGTGACAATATCTTTGCAGAGATCGATTTTCGCTCATTTTGTACATAG
- a CDS encoding GGDEF domain-containing protein, giving the protein MQKPERKQRDLRPALVFLSGELIAVPIPLEREEVVLGRAVEADVRVNDSKVSRLHAKIVTTSSGTDGATRCVLSDLESRNGTFLNGQRIEEEVLSNGDKILIGEHLLRFDLLDEIDREYQQQIHRLISHDDLTGLLSSRSFFSELRRESARATSEGRTFCVLMMDVDHFKDVNDKYGHLTGSKTLEEIGACIIASMRSGDAASRFGGEEFSAFLLDADLAQAMVAADRIRATIAGTDFSVIRQGKPTDKHRVTISIGIATFPDDSNDPIELVEMADSALYRAKREGRNRVCAYRELSPDDVKRDLPARRD; this is encoded by the coding sequence ATGCAAAAGCCCGAACGAAAGCAACGCGATCTCCGTCCGGCACTCGTCTTTTTAAGCGGCGAGCTTATTGCCGTACCGATCCCGCTTGAGCGCGAAGAGGTGGTCTTGGGACGGGCGGTAGAGGCTGACGTCCGCGTAAACGACTCAAAGGTCTCACGACTTCACGCTAAGATCGTCACTACCAGTTCGGGCACCGATGGCGCAACGAGGTGTGTGCTTTCGGATCTTGAATCACGAAACGGAACGTTTCTTAATGGTCAGCGGATAGAAGAAGAGGTGTTGAGCAATGGTGACAAGATACTGATCGGCGAGCACCTGCTCCGATTTGACCTCTTGGACGAGATCGACCGTGAATACCAGCAGCAGATACATCGCCTCATTTCTCACGACGACCTTACAGGGCTCCTGTCAAGTCGCTCATTCTTTTCGGAGTTGAGACGCGAATCGGCTCGCGCAACTTCCGAAGGCAGGACCTTTTGTGTCCTGATGATGGATGTCGATCACTTTAAGGACGTCAACGACAAATACGGACACCTTACCGGAAGCAAGACGCTTGAGGAGATCGGCGCTTGCATTATCGCCAGTATGCGCAGCGGAGATGCGGCGTCTCGATTCGGCGGCGAAGAATTTTCAGCGTTTCTTTTAGACGCCGACCTTGCACAAGCGATGGTCGCTGCCGACCGAATCCGTGCGACCATCGCGGGGACCGATTTTTCGGTCATCCGGCAGGGAAAACCAACAGATAAACACCGCGTTACGATCAGTATCGGCATTGCGACCTTTCCCGACGATTCGAACGATCCGATCGAATTGGTCGAAATGGCCGATTCTGCCCTTTATCGAGCGAAACGCGAGGGACGCAATCGGGTCTGTGCCTATCGCGAACTTTCGCCCGATGATGTCAAACGTGATTTGCCGGCCCGTCGCGACTAA
- a CDS encoding MaoC family dehydratase produces MNNINVGDRFSRTRDVTEELVRKFAEISGDFNPIHLDEEFAAKTRFGRRIAHGMLTGAFISAVLGQEFAERKIVYLSQTMRFVAPVFVGDSVTVTSTVSHIRDDKGIVTLQTICTNQNAQEVVTGESMVMVLS; encoded by the coding sequence ATGAATAACATAAATGTCGGCGACAGATTCTCGCGCACACGCGACGTGACTGAGGAGTTGGTCCGCAAGTTTGCTGAGATTTCGGGTGATTTCAACCCGATACATCTGGATGAGGAATTTGCGGCGAAGACGCGGTTCGGCCGTCGGATCGCGCATGGGATGCTGACCGGTGCGTTCATCTCGGCCGTTCTCGGGCAGGAGTTTGCCGAGCGGAAGATAGTCTATCTTTCACAGACCATGCGGTTTGTTGCCCCGGTATTTGTTGGGGACTCAGTTACCGTCACGTCAACGGTCTCGCACATCCGCGACGACAAAGGCATCGTCACGCTTCAGACCATCTGCACGAATCAGAACGCCCAAGAGGTCGTCACCGGCGAATCTATGGTGATGGTGCTCTCTTAG